In Leishmania mexicana MHOM/GT/2001/U1103 complete genome, chromosome 20, one genomic interval encodes:
- a CDS encoding putative acetyltransferase, protein MNVVPVQVVSPRHSFCGVAEHTALSLFNHRGTIYLCDSCLCTFAQAGHLQQHLQRCSNAFWIPGDEVYRDEERRFCVFALDGRKPHCAAMSRRICLLSKLFLVDKVTLDDVHFFSFNALFEVDDEGFHFVGYFSKEWTSSSSCMNTLSCVMVLPPFRSKGYGSFLVRLSYEMARLEGMVGTPERPLSKSGNALFRKVWREEVLFAVFALEARGSPVTVGELSKVSGLIVEDVLVALQGLDVLFSVGKQGPLLVVNASEKPKLLKRRLAAEKLYWTSAPS, encoded by the coding sequence ATGAACGTCGTTCCCGTTCAAGTCGTATCACCGCGCCACTCTTTCTGTGGTGTGGCTGAGCACACCGCACTTTCGTTGTTCAATCACAGAGGCACCATTTACCTCTGCGACTCGTGCCTCTGCACATTTGCACAGGCGGGTCATTTGCAGCAGCATCTGCAGCGCTGTAGTAATGCCTTCTGGATCCCGGGCGATGAGGTTTATAGAGACGAGGAGCGTCGTTTTTGTGTGTTCGCGCTCGATGGTAGAAAGCCGCACTGTGCCGCTATGTCACGGCGAATTTGCTTGTTATCAAAGCTGTTTCTCGTCGACAAGGTGACACTAGATGATGTTCACTTTTTCTCGTTCAATGCGTTGTTCGAGGTCGATGATGAGGGGTTTCACTTCGTGGGCTACTTTAGCAAAGAATGGACGAGCAGCTCGAGTTGTATGAACACTCTATCGTGCGtgatggtgctgccgcctttTCGATCAAAAGGCTATGGTAGCTTTCTAGTCCGGCTGTCCTATGAAATGGCAAGGCTGGAGGGGATGGTTGGCACTCCTGAACGCCCGCTTAGCAAGAGCGGCAATGCTCTTTTTCGTAAAGTGTGGCGCGAAGAGGTGCTGTTTGCCGTGTTTGCGCTCGAAGCACGGGGTTCCCCGGTCACCGTGGGGGAGCTGAGCAAGGTGTCAGGTCTTATTGTTGAAGACGTGCTGGTTGCGCTGCAGGGCTTGGATGTTCTTTTTAGCGTCGGTAAGCAAGGGCCCCTGCTTGTGGTTAACGCCTCGGAGAAGCCGAAGCTCCTGAAGCGGCGCCTTGCGGCTGAAAAGCTGTACTGGACCAGCGCGCCATCGTGA
- a CDS encoding cytochrome c oxidase subunit I yields MFRQALSVSKRTYMLAFNSKAKARPNFGLRGVGYWTSEVYHKPGQNYWMVLCCTGPFLLVGAIMMDGFWSKLDDISGGGPSALDYGWRSQDRKPWDFSFDIGEGYAAGPAIHRPAPGAVDLGHH; encoded by the coding sequence ATGTTTCGCCAAGCGCTCTCCGTTAGCAAGCGCACATATATGCTTGCTTTTAACAGCAAGGCGAAGGCGCGCCCGAACTTTGGTCTGCGTGGCGTCGGCTACTGGACTAGCGAGGTGTACCACAAGCCCGGCCAGAATTACTGGATGGTCCTGTGCTGCACAGGCCCGTTTCTCCTCGTGGGCGCAATCATGATGGACGGCTTCTGGTCAAAGCTGGATGATATTTCCGGTGGCGGCCCCAGCGCTCTGGACTACGGGTGGCGTTCCCAGGACCGAAAGCCGTGGGACTTCTCCTTCGATATCGGTGAGGGTTACGCTGCGGGTCCGGCCATTCATCGTCCGGCCCCTGGAGCGGTCGACCTCGGTCATCATTAG
- a CDS encoding DNA-directed RNA polymerase polypeptide,putative: MFTGAHAMSDFGEEYQRKKLEMLPALMGMRGILNHHIASFDHLIEVELQRILLNESNVEIKSTVDPDFVIRYQNIRICRPQEIVGKGHIPKLVTPQECRIRDMTYRGDMIVDVQYTSRDRSRAMLVEKDVKIGTIPIMLKSKCCNLYRKTREELVNMRECPLDPGGYFIIKGVEKVCLVQEQQSKNRVIIEADEHGSISAHVQSKTHYSISKCAVTFKKGSIVLTHRSFTEDIPIIVVLKALGLENDQHITQCIGTSPEFQAILFPCFEEARLLNVVTQNDALQYIGEKRKETVWEAEETQQRQVNRSKADKAAEFLANVLLCHIREAQVQKDWNFRHKAFYVCFMVRGMIEASFDASLLDERDFYGNKRFETTGTLMALLFEDLLKQFNRVVKTAMDQQLSKKDSTRPFNVKQLMESKMEVIQNGMRMAISSGRWDLKRFNMNRQGITQVLSRLSYIASLGMMTRLASSFEKTRKVSGPRSLQPSQWGMVCPCDTPEGESCGLVKNFATLSQVTLDLNDNYVRAAAHSLGVEEIDTVTPTDFLHYYTVFLNGTLIGIHRYPNRLCAGIRALRRSGRLHPHVSISTQPRQRTVQIGSDGGRIVRLLIIVRDGKPAVTSAHLDRLRDRLCTHNDFLAEGLIEYVDVNESNDCLIAVYPADIRPYTTHLEVEPLSLLGVVAGIIPYPHHNQSARNTFQSAMGKQALGTVALNQYIRADTVLLLGAYPQRPLCRTKAMSLTHYERLGAGINAMVCVMSYSGYDIEDAQVYNKSSLDRGYGRCVVLRKHEVDLEKYAGGEFDVILPPEKNSGTGKFKALNPDGVASKGVLVQQYDVLVNKFTPVAGGDPRPAPLVYKYPQPAVVDHVIISPPGDYDRSLDVDQKVKVVTREVRPPEPGDKFSSRHGQKGVVGLIVNGVDMPFNERGMCPDMIMNPHGFPSRMTVGKLLELVCSKAAALRGSMGDGTAFGGDSADSISQQLLSFGYNYHGKDVFYSGITGELMQGYVFFGPIYYQRLKHMVTDKMHARSTGPRSMLTRQPTEGRSRSGGLRVGEMERDCMVGYGASNLLNERLLISSDMFTADICHVCGNLGYNNRCTYCKTKGTTSKVNMPYAFKLLIQELQGMGVSLRLTMDSPT, encoded by the coding sequence ATGTTCACAGGGGCGCACGCCATGTCAGACTTCGGGGAGGAGTACCAGCGGAAGAAGCTGGAGATGCTTCCCGCACTCATGGGTATGCGGGGCATTCTCAACCACCACATCGCCTCATTCGACCACTTGATCGAGGTTGAGCTTCAGCGAATCCTGCTGAACGAGTCCAACGTCGAAATCAAGAGCACCGTCGACCCGGACTTTGTGATTCGTTACCAGAACATTCGCATCTGCCGGCCACAGGAGATTGTTGGCAAAGGTCACATACCAAAGCTTGTGACGCCGCAGGAGTGCCGTATTCGGGACATGACGTACCGAGGCGACATGATCGTAGATGTCCAGTACACCAGCCGCGACCGCTCGCGAGCGATGCTGGTCGAGAAAGACGTAAAGATCGGGACTATACCGATTATGCTTAAGTCCAAGTGCTGCAACCTGTACCGCAAAACACGCGAAGAGCTGGTGAACATGCGCGAGTGCCCACTCGACCCTGGTGGCTACTTCATTATCAAAGGCGTTGAAAAGGTGTGCCTGGTTcaggagcagcagagcaAGAACCGTGTCATCATTGAGGCTGACGAACACGGCAGCATCTCGGCCCACGTGCAGAGCAAGACGCACTACTCCATCTCCAAGTGCGCCGTTACCTTCAAGAAGGGCAGCATCGTGCTCACGCATCGCTCCTTCACAGAGGACATCCCGATCATTGTCGTGCTCAAGGCACTCGGCTTGGAGAATGATCAGCACATCACCCAGTGCATCGGCACTTCGCCAGAGTTTCAGGCGATCCTTTTTCCGTGCTTCGAGGAGGCGCGTCTGTTGAACGTGGTCACGCAAAACGACGCCCTGCAGTACATCGGCGAGAAGCGGAAGGAGACGGTgtgggaggcggaggagacgcagcagcgccaagtGAACAGGTCGAAGGCCGACAAGGCGGCCGAGTTTCTCGCCAACGTGCTGCTCTGCCACATTcgggaggcgcaggtgcagaAGGACTGGAACTTTCGCCACAAGGCGTTCTACGTCTGTTTCATGGTACGTGGCATGATCGAGGCCAGCTTCGACGCATCGCTGCTTGACGAGCGCGACTTCTACGGCAACAAGCGGTTCGAGACGACCGGCACGCTGATGGCGCTCTTGTTTGAGGACTTGCTGAAGCAATTTAACCGCGTTGTGAAGACGGCGATGGATCAGCAGCTGTCGAAAAAGGACTCCACGCGCCCCTTCAACGTGAAGCAGCTGATGGAAAGCAAGATGGAGGTGATCCAGAACGGCATGCGCATGGCGATCAGCAGTGGGCGATGGGACTTGAAGCGCTTCAACATGAACCGGCAGGGCATCACACAGGTGCTCTCGAGACTCTCGTACATTGCCAGCCTCGGCATGATGACAAGGCTGGCGTCCTCGTTCGAGAAGACGCGCAAGGTAAGTGGCCCACGCTCGTTGCAGCCGAGTCAGTGGGGGATGGTGTGCCCCTGCGATACGCCAGAAGGTGAGAGTTGCGGTCTGGTGAAAAACTTTGCGACGCTTAGTCAGGTCACCTTGGACCTGAACGACAACTACGtccgtgccgccgcgcactCACTTGGCGTGGAGGAGATCGACACGGTTACGCCGACGGACTTTCTGCACTACTACACCGTGTTCCTCAACGGTACCCTCATTGGCATTCACCGCTACCCCAACCGACTCTGCGCCGGCATCCGCGCTCTCCGGCGCTCCGGCCGTCTTCACCCGCACGTGTCCATCTCAacgcagccacggcagcgcaccGTCCAGATCGGCAGTGATGGCGGTCGCATCGTTCGCCTGCTCATCATCGTGCGGGACGGAAAGCCGGCCGTCACCTCCGCCCACCTCGACCGCCTGCGCGACCGCTTGTGCACCCACAACGATTTTCTGGCGGAGGGGCTGATCGAGTACGTGGACGTGAATGAATCGAATGACTGCCTCATCGCCGTCTACCCTGCCGACATCAGGCCCTACACCACCCACCTCGAAGTGGAGCCGCTGTCGCTATTGGGCGTCGTGGCCGGCATTATCCCTTACCCGCACCACAACCAGTCCGCCCGAAACACCTTCCAGTCCGCCATGGGCAAGCAGGCCCTCGGCACCGTGGCGCTCAACCAATACATACGCGCCGACAcggtgctcctcctcggtgccTACCCACAGCGGCCTCTGTGCCGCACAAAGGCCATGTCGCTGACACACTACGAAAGGCTCGGCGCCGGCATCAACGCCATGGTGTGCGTCATGAGCTACAGCGGTTACGATATTGAGGATGCGCAGGTGTACAACAAGTCCTCCCTGGACCGCGGGTACGGCCGctgcgtggtgctgcgcaaGCACGAAGTGGACTTGGAAAAGTACGCGGGCGGCGAGTTCGATGTCATCTTGCCGCCGGAGAAGAATAGCGGCACCGGGAAGTTCAAGGCACTCAACCCAGACGGCGTTGCCAGCAAAGGTGTCCTTGTGCAGCAGTACGACGTCCTCGTGAACAAGTTCACCCCGGTCGCTGGCGGTGACCCGCGGCCGGCGCCGCTAGTGTACAAGTATCCGCAGCCTGCGGTCGTTGACCATGTCATCATCTCGCCCCCCGGCGACTACGACAGGTCGCTCGACGTCGATCAGAAAGTTAAGGTGGTCACGCGGGAGGTGCGACCACCAGAGCCCGGTGACAAGTTCTCATCACGTCACGGCCAGAAGGGCGTCGTCGGCCTGATTGTGAACGGAGTTGACATGCCTTTCAACGAGCGCGGCATGTGCCCCGATATGATCATGAACCCGCACGGCTTCCCCAGCCGCATGACGGTCGGCAAGCTGCTCGAGCTCGTTTGCTCtaaggcggcagcgcttcgAGGGTCGAtgggcgacggcaccgccttcGGCGGCGACTCGGCCGACAGCatcagccagcagctcctctccTTTGGCTACAACTACCACGGCAAGGATGTCTTTTATTCGGGAATCACGGGCGAGTTAATGCAGGGCTACGTTTTCTTCGGCCCCATCTACTACCAGCGCCTCAAGCACATGGTCACAGACAAGATGCACGCCCGCTCGACCGGGCCACGGTCGATGCTGACTCGCCAGCCAACCGAGGGCCGGTCTCGCAGTGGAGGACTCCGCGTTGGTGAGATGGAGCGCGACTGCATGGTGGGCTACGGCGCGTCCAACCTCCTCAACGAGCGACTGCTTATCAGCTCCGACATGTTCACGGCGGACATTTGCCACGTGTGCGGTAACCTCGGCTACAACAATCGGTGCACGTACTGCAAAACCAAGGGGACTACCTCCAAGGTGAACATGCCCTACGCCTTCAAGCTACTGATCCAAGAACTACAGGGCATGGGTGTCAGTCTTCGCCTCACAATGGACTCCCCGACATAG
- a CDS encoding putative histone-lysine N-methyltransferase, with translation MHKRLRRADNAAPQPVKTPKLVSGEQPLSSPVELGDGTPRSPYRLPLRKTPNTSSCLHCPTPTCHCVWFAEQLERCYASLSLKRETERVKKRELCAKSVLPPFVTRLIRIANMASGETFYDLGCGNGSVLFQVAALTGARCVGVEINPHNAELASTAWVFLQPIFEAQFKRKLSVEIVCADFCTLLRDAAYFPAPCVIWAANLLLPRPVNHYLSERLRSVPRGTRIMCFEDMYPHSRSLARLRDPDAFEKFDMLDYEWQPDSVEWCSNTGPFFLYVKRT, from the coding sequence ATGCACAAACGTCTGCGTCGTGCCGACAATGCGGCACCTCAGCCGGTAAAGACACCAAAGCTGGTTAGCGGGGAGCAACCGCTCTCTTCCCCTGTCGAACTTGGCGACGGGACACCGCGCAGTCCCTATCGTCTTCCGCTGCGGAAGACACCGAACACGTCCAGTTGTCTGCACTGCCCGACTCCGACATGCCACTGCGTGTGGTTTGCCGAGCAGCTAGAGCGCTGCTAcgcgtctctctcgttgAAGCGTGAGACGGAGCGCGTCAAGAAGCGTGAACTCTGCGCGAAGTCTGTCCTGCCCCCGTTCGTCACTCGACTCATCCGCATTGCCAACATGGCTTCCGGGGAAACATTTTATGATCTAGGCTGCGGAAACGGCAGCGTTCTTTTCCAGGTGGCCGCCTTGACAGGTGCGCGGTGTGTAGGGGTGGAGATCAACCCCCACAACGCGGAGCTTGCTAGCACAGCGTGGGTGTTTTTGCAACCCATCTTCGAGGCGCAATTCAAGCGCAAACTCTCAGTGGAGATTGTGTGCGCTGACTTTTGCACGCTTCTCCGAGATGCTGCGTACTTTCCTGCACCGTGTGTCATCTGGGCGGCGAACCTGCTGCTTCCCAGGCCGGTCAATCACTACCTCtcggagcggctgcgcagtgTGCCGCGTGGCACGCGCATAATGTGCTTCGAAGACATGTACCCGCACTCCCGCTCCCTTGCCCGCCTACGTGACCCTGACGCGTTCGAGAAGTTCGACATGCTGGACTATGAGTGGCAACCGGACAGTGTTGAGTGGTGCTCCAACACCGGCCCGTTTTTCTTGTATGTGAAGCGCACATGA